The proteins below come from a single Aegilops tauschii subsp. strangulata cultivar AL8/78 chromosome 6, Aet v6.0, whole genome shotgun sequence genomic window:
- the LOC141025773 gene encoding uncharacterized protein, whose protein sequence is METPVAAAQAPQPGGMSALRKSRQWSDLSPDMLLAVSARLHDPVDFVRFHSVCTSWRERLHSAATRPKFLPWLLWPSNDGQIMHSPVVYSEVEVSSEDASSSNRRDYNDDIVLAAAAPSTGGGGRNWVASADGTAVWLFTGGPEPKLINLVSGTTKLLPPFPDDTDTYSDVIKRMRNPHGVVYGDGTIFLYSCDKGYGAIFTAAVLRPGEAAWAVMKKRLNRLANFCCAAYHDDKALVWEDLFWCCILDFQDNTDQYTSVGELKTPCREAEDRRYGFCSYVLESRGELLRASILMEREWRRHHYLGDPSPPLSVTVQTLEEGAGGEMRWAMRDASSLGDRTLFLGSRASFCVDAAQLGIEGGCAYFVFMSRVYRCSLINGEAKLVKPLRRGCCMWLQPQPAIAPVQKIREKLKALSKQEEDKS, encoded by the coding sequence ATGGAAACCCCCGTCGCCGCTGCGCAGGCGCCGCAGCCCGGCGGCATGTCCGCCCTGAGGAAATCCCGGCAGTGGTCCGATCTCTCGCCGGACATGCTCCTCGCCGTCTCCGCCCGTCTGCACGACCCCGTCGACTTCGTCCGCTTCCACAGCGTCTGCACGTCCTGGCGGGAACGACTGCACTCCGCGGCCACGCGCCCCAAGTTCCTGCCATGGCTCCTCTGGCCAAGCAACGACGGCCAGATCATGCACTCCCCCGTGGTCTACTCGGAGGTCGAAGTCTCTTCCGAGGATGCGTCATCGAGCAACCGCCGCGATTACAACGACGACATCGTCCTCGCTgccgcggctccatccacgggaGGCGGCGGCAGGAACTGGGTGGCTAGCGCAGATGGCACGGCCGTCTGGCTCTTTACCGGTGGTCCTGAGCCAAAACTAATCAACCTAGTATCTGGAACCACCAAGCTCCTGCCTCCTTTCCCTGATGATACCGACACTTACAGCGATGTGATCAAGCGGATGAGGAATCCCCATGGCGTCGTCTATGGCGACGGAACCATCTTTCTATACAGCTGTGATAAGGGTTACGGGGCGATCTTCACGGCGGCCGTCCTGCGTCCCGGCGAGGCGGCGTGGGCAGTCATGAAAAAGAGACTGAATAGGTTGGCAAACTTTTGCTGTGCTGCATATCACGACGACAAGGCCCTGGTGTGGGAGGACTTGTTCTGGTGTTGCATCCTGGACTTCCAAGACAACACCGACCAGTACACATCCGTCGGCGAGCTCAAGACACCATGTCGTGAAGCCGAGGACAGACGATACGGCTTTTGCAGCTACGTCCTCGAGTCCCGTGGCGAGCTGTTGCGAGCATCCATCCTCATGGAGCGTGAATGGCGTCGTCATCACTACTTGGGGGACCCATCGCCGCCATTATCAGTGACGGTGCAGACGCTGGAAGAAGGAGCGGGCGGCGAGATGCGATGGGCGATGAGGGACGCCAGTAGCTTGGGCGACCGCACCTTGTTCCTCGGTTCCCGGGCCAGCTTCTGCGTCGACGCTGCGCAGCTGGGCATCGAGGGCGGGTGCGCCTACTTCGTCTTCATGAGCCGTGTGTACAGGTGTAGCCTCATCAATGGCGAGGCCAAGTTAGTGAAGCCGCTGCGTCGTGGATGCTGCATGTGGCTCCAGCCCCAACCTGCTATTGCTCCGGTCCAGAAAATTCGAGAAAAGCTCAAGGCTCTGTCCAAACAAGAGGAGGACAAAAGTTAA
- the LOC109737533 gene encoding uncharacterized protein, whose amino-acid sequence MALGWRHGLGLFFHKIRFEVLVWDPVAGHQHLLAVPPDFEFQGAKGDISGAVLRAAGDADHFRVVMVGSNGKQPRTVLACVYSSEAGAWGDFISAPLPPEGLFIFRSQPAVLAGGCLHWSLTMAGSRSILKFDLNRKSLDLRLLPGDYYTPLSPVKFAVMRAEGGGMGFLFLFGFTAELWSLNPNRDGVMIWEPGRSIELDKLLRLNPEKDTPHVIGYAEENNVVFFWTVVGVFMVHLDSWWFKKLSKTSLDSWYHPFEIAYTPGMVVDMMELKL is encoded by the exons ATGGCCCTAGGATGGCGCCACGGCCTCGGGCTCTTCTTCCACAAGATCCGGTTCGAGGTCCTGGTGTGGGATCCCGTAGCCGGCCACCAGCACCTCCTGGCCGTCCCCCCGGATTTCGAGTTCCAGGGGGCCAAGGGTGATATCAGCGGGGCGGTGCTTCGCGCCGCCGGAGACGCCGACCACTTCCGGGTGGTCATGGTAGGCAGCAACGGGAAGCAGCCTAGAACAGTGCTCGCCTGCGTTTACTCGTCGGAGGCCGGCGCATGGGGCGATTTCATCTCGGCGCCGCTTCCACCCGAGGGTTTGTTCATTTTCAGGTCCCAGCCCGCTGTGCTGGCAGGGGGTTGCCTTCACTGGTCGCTTACCATGGCGGGTTCGAGAAGTATCCTCAAGTTTGATTTGAACAGGAAGAGCCTAGATCTGAGGTTGCTGCCGGGGGATTATTATACCCCGCTCAGTCCCGTCAAATTCGCGGTTATGCGAGCAGAGGGTGGTGGGATGGGTTTCCTGTTCTTATTCGGCTTCACCGCCGAATTATGGAGTCTGAATCCCAATCGCGACGGTGTTATGATATGGGAGCCAGGGAGAAGTATTGAACTGGACAAGTTACTTCGGCTAAATCCAGAGAAAGATACCCCACATGTGATAGGGTATGCGGAGGAAAACAATGTGGTGTTCTTCTGGACAGTTGTTGGTGTCTTCATGGTCCATCTTGACTCATGGTGGTTCAAGAAGCTCTCTAAGACTAGTCTCGATTCTTGGTACCATCCATTTGAAATTGCCTATACTCCAG GCATGGTGGTGGACATGATGGAGCTAAAGTTGTGA